A genomic region of Pseudoxanthomonas suwonensis contains the following coding sequences:
- a CDS encoding NAD(P)/FAD-dependent oxidoreductase: MNAASTYPPSWYADSAAPLQEQPALRGSIDDADVCILGAGYTGLSAALELAEAGYRVVVLEAERIGWGASGRNGGQAIVGYGCEQSTLEDLLGHDAARTLFGLSREGMDLLRARIARHRIECDWRDGHAHVPVKPRQERALRAGIVEMAQKYDYPLRWWDRRRLRDELESDRYLGAVYDPASGHLHPLEYAFGLARAALAAGVRIFERSPVVELVRGARPRLRTPQGEVAADFAVLAGNAWLRGVAPELESRVMPVGTYIAATAPLGVERARALIRNDMAVADVNWALDYFRLSRDHRLLFGGRASYSSWPPPNLRGVMRRRIHNVFPQLDDMPIEYLWGGYVDISLNRAPHWGRLAPNVYFAQGFSGHGVASTGLAGRLIAEAIRGQSERLDLFAKIPHAPFPGGRALRTPLLVLAMAWYKLRDALW; encoded by the coding sequence ATGAACGCCGCGTCCACCTATCCACCCAGCTGGTACGCCGACAGCGCCGCGCCGCTGCAGGAACAGCCGGCGCTGCGCGGCAGCATTGACGACGCGGACGTGTGCATCCTCGGCGCCGGCTACACCGGGCTGTCGGCGGCGCTGGAACTGGCCGAGGCCGGCTACCGGGTGGTGGTGCTGGAAGCCGAGCGCATCGGCTGGGGCGCTTCCGGCCGCAACGGCGGCCAAGCCATCGTCGGCTACGGCTGCGAGCAGTCGACGCTGGAGGACCTGCTCGGCCACGACGCCGCACGCACGCTGTTCGGCCTCTCGCGCGAAGGCATGGACCTGCTGCGCGCGCGCATCGCCCGCCACCGCATCGAATGCGACTGGCGCGACGGCCATGCCCACGTGCCGGTCAAGCCGCGCCAGGAGCGCGCACTGCGCGCCGGCATCGTCGAGATGGCGCAGAAGTACGACTACCCTCTGCGGTGGTGGGACCGCCGCCGCCTGCGCGACGAACTGGAGAGCGACCGCTACCTGGGCGCGGTGTACGACCCGGCCAGCGGCCACTTGCACCCGCTGGAATACGCCTTCGGCCTGGCCCGTGCGGCGCTGGCCGCCGGCGTGCGCATCTTCGAGCGCTCGCCGGTGGTCGAACTGGTACGAGGGGCCCGGCCGCGGCTGCGCACCCCGCAGGGCGAGGTCGCCGCCGACTTCGCGGTGCTCGCCGGCAACGCCTGGCTGCGCGGCGTGGCGCCGGAGCTGGAATCGCGGGTGATGCCGGTCGGCACCTACATCGCCGCCACCGCACCGCTGGGCGTCGAACGCGCGCGCGCTCTGATCCGCAACGACATGGCCGTGGCCGACGTGAACTGGGCGCTGGACTACTTCCGCCTCAGTCGCGACCACCGCCTGCTGTTCGGCGGGCGCGCCAGCTACTCCAGCTGGCCGCCGCCGAACCTGCGCGGAGTGATGCGCCGGCGCATCCACAACGTGTTCCCGCAGTTGGACGACATGCCCATCGAGTACCTGTGGGGCGGCTACGTCGACATCTCGCTCAACCGCGCCCCGCACTGGGGCCGGCTGGCGCCGAACGTGTATTTCGCGCAGGGCTTCTCCGGGCACGGCGTGGCCAGCACCGGCCTGGCCGGCCGGCTGATCGCCGAGGCCATCCGCGGCCAGTCCGAGCGCCTGGACCTGTTCGCGAAGATCCCGCACGCGCCCTTCCCCGGCGGCCGCGCCCTGCGCACGCCGCTGCTGGTGCTGGCGATGGCCTGGTACAAGCTGCGCGACGCGCTGTGGTGA
- a CDS encoding efflux RND transporter periplasmic adaptor subunit has product MAPRSPSPSTARKPAFARRMTLMLIGVAVAFGGVFAVKAVMSRMTNEFFDNMPQPPVEVSTFEARAEHWSSTAEAVGTLVADNGTDVTTEAGGVVRQIAFESGQAVRQGDLLIQLNTANEEAQLKALDTAARLAVTQRDRWRELGEQKLVSRSEVDERIADAATTQAQADAQRALIAQKTIRAPFSGVLGIRKVNVGQYLNPGDPIVGLQALDPVHIDFTLPEQRMNQVAIGTPVRLDVDALPGRQFEAKVTAIEPSVDASTRNFKVRATLPNPDAVLRPGTFGRVGFELGQASDVVVVPQTAVSFNPYGNSVYVVVDAPKPAGDAKPVEGMPQATHVVKQRFVTTGPARGDLVGITQGLEPGEVVVTSGLLRLRNDAGVTINNKVQPDAQDAPKPENR; this is encoded by the coding sequence ATGGCCCCACGCAGCCCCTCCCCCAGTACCGCGCGCAAGCCCGCCTTCGCGCGCCGCATGACCCTGATGCTGATCGGCGTCGCCGTGGCCTTCGGCGGCGTGTTCGCGGTCAAGGCGGTCATGAGCCGCATGACCAACGAGTTCTTCGACAACATGCCGCAGCCGCCGGTGGAGGTCAGCACCTTCGAGGCGCGCGCCGAGCACTGGAGCAGCACCGCCGAGGCGGTGGGCACGCTGGTGGCCGACAACGGCACCGACGTCACCACCGAGGCCGGCGGCGTGGTCCGGCAGATCGCGTTCGAGTCCGGCCAGGCCGTGCGCCAGGGCGACCTGCTGATCCAGCTGAACACCGCCAACGAGGAGGCGCAGCTGAAGGCGCTGGACACTGCGGCGCGGCTGGCCGTCACCCAGCGCGACCGCTGGCGCGAGCTGGGCGAACAGAAGCTGGTCTCCCGTTCCGAAGTGGACGAGCGCATCGCCGATGCGGCCACCACCCAGGCCCAGGCCGATGCGCAGCGCGCACTGATCGCGCAGAAGACCATCCGTGCGCCGTTCTCCGGCGTGCTCGGCATCCGCAAGGTCAACGTCGGCCAGTACCTCAACCCCGGCGACCCGATCGTCGGCCTGCAGGCGCTGGACCCGGTCCACATCGACTTCACCCTGCCCGAGCAACGCATGAACCAGGTCGCGATCGGCACGCCGGTGCGGCTGGACGTGGACGCCCTGCCCGGCCGCCAATTCGAGGCCAAGGTCACCGCGATCGAGCCGTCGGTCGACGCCAGCACCCGCAACTTCAAGGTCCGCGCGACCCTGCCCAACCCGGACGCGGTGCTGCGCCCTGGCACCTTCGGCCGGGTCGGCTTCGAACTGGGCCAGGCCAGCGACGTGGTGGTGGTGCCGCAGACCGCGGTCAGCTTCAACCCGTACGGCAATTCGGTCTACGTGGTGGTCGACGCGCCAAAGCCGGCTGGCGACGCCAAGCCCGTCGAAGGCATGCCGCAGGCCACCCACGTGGTCAAGCAGCGCTTCGTCACCACCGGCCCGGCGCGCGGCGACCTGGTCGGCATCACCCAGGGCCTGGAGCCCGGCGAGGTGGTGGTGACCAGCGGCCTGCTGCGCCTGCGCAACGACGCCGGCGTGACCATCAACAACAAGGTGCAGCCGGACGCACAGGACGCGCCGAAGCCCGAGAACCGCTGA
- a CDS encoding glutamine synthetase family protein has translation MSVRPARRKPASTAQQESSLRRWLKERRITEVECLVPDITGNARGKIIPADKFSHDYGTRLPEGIFATTVTGEYPDDYYELTSPSDSDMILRPDPDTVRMVPWATDPTAQVIHDCQTKDGQPHELAPRNVLRRVLAAYEELGLQPVVAPELEFFLVQKNTDPDFPLLPPAGRNGRPETARQSYSIDAVNEFDPILDLMYDYCEAMELDVDTLIHESGAAQLEVNFTHADALSRADHVFLFKRTMREAALRHGIYATFLAKPMENEPGSAMHIHQSLVDVRRGTNVFAGKKAGEHSTVFRHYLGGLQKYVPMAMAFFAPNVNSYRRLALGQVAPINVHWGYDNRTCGLRVPMDTPENTRVESRFAGSDANPYLAMAGTLACGLLGIREKLKPMPAMDSSAQDAGFALPRSLNQALDGLEGCAELQELLGPRFVRAYVSVKRKEYETFFRVISSWEREFLLLNV, from the coding sequence ATGAGCGTCCGGCCCGCCCGCCGCAAGCCGGCCAGCACCGCGCAGCAGGAAAGCTCGCTGCGGCGCTGGCTCAAGGAGCGCCGCATCACCGAGGTCGAGTGCCTGGTCCCGGACATCACCGGCAATGCCCGCGGCAAGATCATCCCGGCCGACAAGTTCAGCCATGACTACGGTACGCGCCTGCCCGAGGGGATCTTCGCCACCACCGTCACCGGCGAGTACCCGGACGACTACTACGAACTGACCTCGCCGTCGGACTCGGACATGATCCTGCGCCCGGACCCGGACACCGTGCGCATGGTGCCGTGGGCCACCGACCCGACCGCGCAGGTCATCCACGACTGCCAGACCAAGGATGGCCAGCCGCACGAGCTGGCCCCGCGCAACGTGCTGCGCCGGGTGCTGGCCGCCTACGAGGAACTGGGCCTGCAGCCGGTGGTGGCGCCGGAGCTGGAATTCTTCCTGGTGCAGAAGAACACCGACCCGGACTTCCCGCTGCTGCCGCCGGCCGGCCGCAACGGCCGCCCGGAAACGGCACGGCAGTCGTACTCGATCGATGCGGTCAACGAGTTCGACCCGATCCTGGACCTGATGTACGACTACTGCGAGGCGATGGAGCTGGACGTGGACACGCTGATCCACGAGTCCGGCGCCGCCCAGCTGGAGGTCAACTTCACCCACGCCGACGCGCTCTCGCGCGCCGACCACGTGTTCCTGTTCAAGCGCACCATGCGCGAGGCGGCGCTGCGCCACGGCATCTACGCCACCTTCCTGGCCAAGCCGATGGAGAACGAACCGGGCAGTGCCATGCACATCCACCAAAGCCTGGTGGACGTCAGGCGCGGAACCAACGTGTTCGCGGGCAAGAAGGCCGGCGAGCACAGCACCGTGTTCAGGCATTACCTGGGCGGCCTGCAGAAGTACGTGCCGATGGCGATGGCGTTCTTCGCCCCGAACGTGAATTCCTACCGGCGCCTGGCCCTGGGCCAGGTGGCGCCGATCAACGTGCACTGGGGCTACGACAACCGCACCTGCGGCCTGCGCGTGCCGATGGACACGCCGGAGAACACCCGGGTGGAAAGCCGCTTCGCCGGCTCCGACGCCAATCCCTACCTGGCCATGGCCGGCACCCTGGCCTGCGGCCTGCTCGGCATCCGCGAGAAGCTCAAGCCGATGCCGGCGATGGACAGCAGCGCCCAGGACGCCGGCTTCGCCCTGCCGCGCTCGTTGAACCAGGCGCTGGACGGGCTGGAAGGCTGCGCCGAGCTGCAGGAGCTGCTCGGCCCGCGCTTCGTGCGCGCCTACGTCTCGGTCAAGCGCAAGGAATACGAGACCTTCTTCCGCGTTATCAGTTCGTGGGAGCGGGAGTTCCTGCTGTTGAACGTTTGA
- a CDS encoding bacteriohemerythrin, which yields MALLLWQDDLDTGIEVIDDQHRRIVSMVNQLHQARTGASPWVVGEVIDELVDYTLSHFAFEEELMEEAGYPFCAAHRRAHEVFTRRVGEYRLRYQAGEDVVDELESLLSRWLFNHIRNDDRAYSRQVRRHLDRFAREHEQGGWLARTVRRLFH from the coding sequence ATGGCACTCCTGCTCTGGCAAGACGACCTCGACACCGGCATCGAGGTGATCGACGACCAGCACCGCCGGATCGTCTCGATGGTCAACCAGCTGCATCAGGCGCGGACCGGCGCCTCGCCGTGGGTGGTGGGCGAGGTGATCGACGAACTGGTCGACTACACCCTGTCCCACTTCGCCTTCGAGGAGGAACTGATGGAGGAGGCCGGCTACCCGTTCTGCGCCGCGCACAGGCGCGCGCACGAGGTGTTCACCAGGCGCGTGGGCGAGTACCGGTTGCGCTACCAGGCCGGCGAGGACGTGGTCGACGAGCTCGAAAGCCTGCTCTCGCGCTGGCTGTTCAACCACATCCGCAACGATGACCGCGCCTATTCCAGGCAGGTGCGCCGGCACCTGGACCGCTTCGCGCGCGAGCATGAGCAGGGCGGCTGGCTGGCGCGGACGGTGAGGCGGCTGTTCCATTGA
- a CDS encoding aspartate aminotransferase family protein, producing MTMDIRELQRLDAAHHLHPFNDNAALAKRGTRVLTCGEGCYVWDADGNKLLDAFAGLWCVNIGYGRPELGAAASKQMTQLAYYNSFFQCTTEPTIRLAAKLAELAPGDINHAFFVNSGSEANDTILRLVRHFWAVQDQPRKNIFIGRHNGYHGTTMAGASLGGMKAMHGQGGLPIPDIHHIEPPFWFADGGDLDEDEYGLLAARRLEDKILELGPERVAAFIGEPIMGAIGVYIPPRSYWPEIERICRRYDVLLVSDEVICGFGRTGQWFGAQYFGFQPDIMPVAKGITSGYIPLGAALFNDRVAGVLKDAGGELAHGATYSGHPVCAAVALENLRILEQERIVEHVRDQIAPYLAQRWAELGEHRLVGQARIAGLMGALELVPDRGRRAFFEERGKVGALCRDIALRHGLILRATWDSMLLSPPLVITRAQVDELFDKAWKALDETAAELGK from the coding sequence ATGACGATGGACATCCGCGAACTGCAACGGCTCGACGCCGCCCACCACCTGCACCCGTTCAACGACAACGCGGCGCTGGCGAAGCGGGGCACCCGGGTGCTGACCTGCGGCGAGGGCTGCTACGTCTGGGACGCCGACGGCAACAAGCTGCTGGACGCCTTCGCCGGCCTGTGGTGCGTGAACATCGGCTACGGCCGTCCGGAGCTGGGCGCGGCCGCCTCGAAGCAGATGACCCAGCTGGCCTACTACAACAGCTTCTTCCAGTGCACCACCGAGCCGACCATCCGCCTGGCCGCCAAGCTGGCCGAGCTGGCGCCGGGCGACATCAACCACGCCTTCTTCGTCAACTCCGGCTCGGAGGCCAACGACACCATCCTGCGCCTGGTCCGCCACTTCTGGGCGGTGCAGGACCAGCCGCGCAAGAACATCTTCATCGGCCGCCACAACGGCTACCACGGCACCACCATGGCCGGTGCCAGCCTGGGCGGGATGAAGGCGATGCACGGGCAGGGCGGGCTGCCGATCCCGGACATCCACCATATCGAGCCGCCGTTCTGGTTCGCCGACGGCGGCGACCTGGACGAGGACGAGTACGGCCTGCTCGCCGCGCGCCGGCTGGAGGACAAGATCCTGGAACTTGGCCCGGAGCGGGTGGCCGCGTTCATCGGCGAACCGATCATGGGCGCGATCGGCGTCTACATCCCGCCGCGCAGCTACTGGCCGGAGATAGAACGGATCTGCCGCCGCTACGACGTACTGCTGGTGTCCGACGAGGTGATCTGCGGCTTCGGCCGCACCGGGCAGTGGTTCGGTGCGCAGTACTTCGGCTTCCAGCCGGACATCATGCCGGTGGCCAAGGGGATCACCTCGGGCTACATCCCGCTGGGCGCGGCGCTGTTCAACGACCGCGTCGCCGGCGTGCTCAAGGACGCCGGCGGCGAACTGGCGCATGGCGCGACCTATTCGGGCCACCCGGTGTGCGCGGCGGTGGCGCTGGAGAACCTGCGCATCCTGGAGCAGGAACGCATCGTCGAGCACGTCCGCGACCAGATCGCCCCCTACCTGGCGCAGCGCTGGGCTGAACTGGGCGAGCACCGCCTGGTCGGGCAGGCGCGGATCGCCGGGCTGATGGGCGCGCTGGAGCTGGTCCCCGACCGCGGCCGGCGCGCGTTCTTCGAGGAGCGCGGCAAGGTCGGCGCGCTGTGCCGGGACATCGCCCTGCGCCACGGCCTGATCCTGCGCGCGACCTGGGATTCGATGCTGCTGTCGCCGCCGCTGGTGATCACCCGCGCGCAGGTGGACGAGCTGTTCGACAAGGCCTGGAAGGCGCTGGACGAGACCGCCGCCGAACTGGGCAAATGA
- a CDS encoding glutamine synthetase family protein, which produces MNRESAPSALPPEDLATLRALPGHDAAHVDLLLPDCNGLLRGKRVPADALEKVYAGGVCLPMSLVAADITGNTVEETGLGYAIGDEDRICRPVPGSLRPVPWSPRPALQLLLAMEDGAGGWFEAHPRRVLERVLERYRALGLVPVMAVELEFYLFDRLPGADGRPQPTLNASDGARNASTQVYSIDDLDENAGFIDAVARACRAQGIPADTAVAEYAPGQFEINLKHRADALAACDDAVLLKRAIKAIAQQQGALASFMAKPLAGQAGSGLHLHVSLLDGGGRNLFAGDRTDAPADALRHAVGGLQASARDNLLLFAPHANSYRRFVANAFVPLNDSWGHNNRTVAMRIPHGGAADTRIEHRIAGADANPYLVAAAVLAGMLDGIEQQLDPGPPTTGNAYEQYPVQTPYWRDAIDDFLGSGFAARWYGESFRHIYGQQKLKEMRDFHALVPDLDYAWYLRTV; this is translated from the coding sequence ATGAACCGCGAATCCGCCCCGTCCGCGCTGCCGCCGGAGGACCTGGCCACGCTGCGCGCGCTGCCCGGCCACGACGCCGCGCACGTGGACCTGCTGCTGCCGGACTGCAACGGCCTGCTGCGCGGCAAGCGGGTCCCCGCCGACGCACTGGAAAAGGTCTACGCCGGTGGCGTGTGCCTGCCGATGTCGCTGGTCGCCGCCGACATCACCGGCAACACGGTGGAGGAAACCGGCCTGGGCTACGCCATCGGCGACGAGGACCGGATCTGCCGGCCGGTCCCCGGCAGCCTGCGCCCGGTGCCGTGGTCGCCGCGGCCAGCGCTGCAGCTGTTGTTGGCGATGGAGGACGGCGCCGGCGGCTGGTTCGAGGCGCACCCGCGCCGGGTGCTGGAACGCGTGCTCGAGCGCTACCGCGCGCTCGGCCTGGTCCCGGTGATGGCGGTGGAACTGGAGTTCTACCTGTTCGACCGCCTGCCCGGCGCCGATGGCCGGCCGCAGCCCACCCTCAATGCCAGCGACGGCGCGCGCAACGCCAGTACCCAGGTCTATTCGATCGACGACCTGGACGAGAACGCCGGCTTCATCGACGCGGTGGCCCGCGCCTGCCGCGCCCAGGGGATTCCGGCCGACACTGCGGTGGCCGAGTACGCGCCGGGCCAGTTCGAGATCAACCTCAAGCACCGCGCCGACGCGCTGGCCGCCTGCGACGACGCGGTGCTGCTCAAGCGCGCGATCAAGGCGATCGCGCAGCAGCAGGGCGCGCTGGCCAGCTTCATGGCCAAGCCGCTGGCCGGCCAGGCCGGCAGCGGCCTGCACCTGCACGTGAGCCTGCTCGACGGCGGCGGCCGCAACCTGTTCGCCGGCGATCGCACCGATGCGCCGGCCGACGCGTTGCGCCACGCGGTCGGCGGCCTGCAGGCCAGCGCGCGCGACAACCTGCTGCTGTTCGCGCCGCACGCCAACAGCTACCGCCGCTTCGTGGCCAACGCCTTCGTCCCGCTCAACGACAGCTGGGGCCACAACAACCGCACCGTGGCCATGCGCATCCCGCACGGCGGCGCGGCCGACACCCGGATCGAGCACCGCATCGCCGGCGCCGACGCCAACCCCTACCTGGTCGCCGCGGCGGTGCTGGCCGGCATGCTCGACGGGATCGAGCAGCAGCTGGATCCGGGCCCGCCGACGACCGGGAATGCCTATGAGCAATACCCGGTGCAGACGCCGTACTGGCGCGACGCGATCGACGACTTCCTCGGCAGCGGGTTCGCCGCGCGCTGGTACGGCGAATCCTTCCGGCACATCTACGGGCAGCAGAAGCTCAAGGAGATGCGCGATTTCCATGCCCTGGTCCCGGACCTGGACTATGCCTGGTACCTGCGCACGGTGTGA
- a CDS encoding MFS transporter — protein sequence MSAPASPRRILFASLIGTTIEFFDFYIYATAAVLVFPHLFFPSADPAASTLQSLATFALAFFARPLGSALFGHYGDRVGRKATLVAALLTMGISTVVIGMLPTYAQIGVAAPALLALCRFGQGLGLGGEWGGAVLLATENAPPGKRAWYGMFPQLGAPLGFLCSTGVFLLLAHFLDEGQFMAWGWRIPFLASAVLVLVGLWVRLRITETPAFQKTLDRDERERLPMATVLTKHAGTLAVGMLSLMATFVLFYLMTVFALSWGTSALGYGRQEFLLLQMVGVLCFAATIPLSAIYADRSGRRRAMILATLAIIGFGMLFEPLFAAGSVWSVLLFLCLGLGLMGLTYGPCGTILAEMFPTPVRYTGASLAFNLAGILGASPAPYIATRLAGSHGIGAVGWYLSGMAVLTLLALLLVRRDTN from the coding sequence ATGAGTGCACCCGCTTCGCCACGCCGCATCCTGTTCGCCAGCCTCATCGGTACGACGATCGAATTCTTCGATTTCTACATCTACGCCACCGCCGCGGTGCTGGTGTTCCCGCACCTGTTCTTCCCCTCGGCCGACCCGGCGGCGTCGACCCTGCAGTCGCTGGCGACCTTCGCCCTGGCGTTCTTCGCCCGGCCGCTGGGCTCGGCCCTGTTCGGCCACTACGGCGACCGGGTCGGGCGCAAGGCCACCCTGGTGGCGGCGCTGCTGACCATGGGCATCTCCACCGTGGTGATCGGCATGTTGCCGACCTACGCGCAGATCGGGGTGGCCGCGCCGGCGCTGCTGGCGCTGTGCCGCTTCGGCCAGGGTCTGGGCCTGGGCGGCGAGTGGGGCGGGGCGGTGCTGCTGGCCACCGAGAACGCGCCACCGGGCAAGCGCGCCTGGTACGGCATGTTCCCGCAGCTGGGCGCGCCGCTGGGATTCCTGTGCTCGACCGGCGTGTTCCTGCTGCTGGCGCACTTCCTCGACGAAGGCCAGTTCATGGCCTGGGGCTGGCGCATCCCGTTCCTCGCCAGCGCGGTGCTGGTGCTGGTCGGGCTGTGGGTGCGGCTGCGGATCACCGAGACCCCGGCGTTCCAGAAGACCCTGGACCGCGACGAGCGCGAGCGGCTGCCGATGGCCACCGTGCTGACCAAGCATGCGGGCACGCTGGCGGTCGGCATGCTGTCGCTGATGGCGACCTTCGTCCTGTTCTACCTCATGACGGTATTCGCGCTGAGCTGGGGCACGTCGGCGCTGGGCTACGGTCGCCAGGAATTCCTGCTGCTGCAGATGGTGGGCGTACTGTGCTTCGCCGCGACCATCCCGCTGTCGGCGATATACGCCGACCGCAGCGGCCGGCGCCGCGCGATGATCCTGGCCACGCTGGCGATCATCGGCTTCGGCATGCTGTTCGAGCCGCTGTTTGCCGCCGGCAGCGTCTGGAGCGTGCTGCTGTTCCTGTGCCTGGGCCTGGGCTTGATGGGCCTGACCTACGGGCCTTGCGGCACGATCCTGGCCGAGATGTTCCCCACGCCGGTGCGCTACACCGGCGCCTCGCTAGCGTTCAACCTGGCCGGCATCCTCGGCGCCTCGCCGGCGCCGTACATCGCCACCCGCCTGGCCGGCAGCCACGGCATCGGCGCGGTCGGCTGGTACCTGAGCGGGATGGCGGTGCTGACCCTGCTGGCCTTGCTGCTGGTCCGCCGCGATACCAACTGA
- a CDS encoding gamma-glutamyl-gamma-aminobutyrate hydrolase family protein has translation MALPPLVGLPSDRKQIGPHPFLAVGEKYVRAVVDGAGATPVLLPALEPPVAADEWLGRLDGLLLTGAVSNIEPHHYGDEPSWEGNLHDPARDATTLGLIPRAVAMGLPILAICRGFQEVNVAFGGSLFQKLHEATGFANHREDPDDPLELQYAPAHEIRLADGGRLAAIAGATRVRVNSLHGQGVARLGDGLVVEAIAPDGAIEAFRRDGGGFLLGVQWHPEWQVTQNPFYLGIFRAFGDACRAYAVRRTAARPGVPEPA, from the coding sequence ATGGCCCTGCCGCCCTTGGTCGGCCTGCCTTCCGACCGCAAACAGATCGGCCCGCATCCGTTCCTCGCGGTCGGCGAGAAGTACGTGCGCGCGGTGGTCGACGGGGCCGGTGCCACCCCGGTGCTGCTGCCGGCACTGGAGCCGCCGGTGGCCGCGGACGAATGGCTGGGACGGCTGGACGGCCTGCTGTTGACCGGCGCGGTCAGCAACATCGAGCCGCACCACTACGGCGACGAGCCCAGCTGGGAAGGCAACCTGCACGATCCGGCGCGCGACGCCACCACCCTGGGCCTGATCCCCCGCGCGGTGGCGATGGGCCTGCCGATCCTGGCGATCTGTCGCGGCTTCCAGGAGGTCAACGTGGCCTTCGGCGGCAGCCTGTTCCAGAAGCTGCACGAGGCCACCGGCTTCGCCAACCATCGCGAGGACCCGGACGATCCGCTGGAGCTGCAATACGCCCCCGCGCACGAGATCCGCCTGGCCGATGGCGGGCGGCTGGCGGCGATCGCCGGCGCCACCCGGGTGCGGGTCAACTCGCTGCACGGGCAGGGCGTGGCCCGGCTCGGCGACGGCCTGGTGGTCGAGGCGATCGCGCCGGACGGGGCGATCGAGGCATTCCGCCGCGACGGCGGCGGCTTCCTGCTCGGGGTGCAGTGGCACCCGGAATGGCAGGTCACGCAGAACCCCTTCTACCTGGGCATCTTCCGCGCCTTCGGCGATGCCTGCCGCGCCTATGCCGTGCGCCGCACCGCCGCGCGCCCGGGCGTCCCGGAGCCGGCATGA